One Mya arenaria isolate MELC-2E11 chromosome 5, ASM2691426v1 genomic window carries:
- the LOC128236039 gene encoding uncharacterized protein LOC128236039, whose amino-acid sequence MVAVRIATFLQTFSKYSQIAILLVHMPSILGLPYLNDGSSIQQFYSDGVLNGDTDISDRLFPTYNDQQNVFDAYGQTLGDNMKWPLDSNEVENEIVLQLVASNQNKNDYKRSVNRDVLGKLVGARAKRFGYSYHPYLISPRPMSRARNWNEPSKLWMTSSDNDFAKVKRRFAFSALRGR is encoded by the exons ATGGTGGCAGTACGTATTGCGACTTTTCTTCAGACGTTCAGCAAGTATTCCCAGATTGCTATATTACTAGTACATATGCCCTCTATACTCGGATTGCCATACCTCAACGATGGGAGCAGCATTCAACAG TTCTACAGTGATGGCGTCTTAAACGGTGATACTGACATATCCGATCGACTGTTTCCTACGTACAATGATCAACAGAATGTGTTCGATGCATACGGACAAACGTTAGGGGATAACATGAAATGGCCTTTGGACTCGAATGAGGTGGAAAATGAAATCGTGTTACAACTGGTTGCCTCTAATCAGAATAAAAACGATTACAAACGCAGTGTTAATCGTGATGTCTTAGGCAAACTCGTTGGCGCACGGGCAAAGAGATTTGGATATTCGTACCACCCATATCTTATATCCCCTAGGCCGATGTCTCGTGCACGGAATTGGAATGAACCTTCGAAATTATGGATGACATCTAGTGACAAcg ATTTTGCCAAGGTAAAACGACGGTTTGCTTTCTCGGCTCTGAGAGGAAGATAG